One region of Hymenobacter sediminicola genomic DNA includes:
- a CDS encoding alpha/beta hydrolase — MPSAQHLLLKQLLTAATGPLARRRPQLAAMRLAAEAASVFQFVPWNVFLEDASVEGMPAEWLRPAGAPAHRVLLYLHGGGYVLGSLNTHRALVGALAQSCQLNALAINYRKAPEYPFPAALDDARLAYDWLLQNGYKPQDVMIAGDSAGGGLALALLISLRDAGQPLPAAAICLSPWTDLALPVAMLRQICREESQILEALEIRGWGPLYAQDTPLRHPLLSPVQAALHGLPPLLIQISDAEVLHDDVLQFSRKAYAAGVPLTLQVFEGLVHWWHLFWRFVPEARQALDQAGSFSRGVWAAQASAKLAVQAASHRARPASSSPLRARH, encoded by the coding sequence ATGCCTTCTGCTCAGCATTTGCTGCTCAAGCAGCTCCTAACCGCCGCCACCGGCCCACTTGCCCGTCGGCGCCCTCAGTTGGCGGCCATGCGGCTGGCTGCCGAAGCGGCCTCCGTTTTTCAGTTTGTGCCCTGGAACGTGTTTCTGGAAGATGCCAGCGTAGAGGGCATGCCCGCCGAGTGGTTACGCCCGGCTGGGGCACCTGCCCACCGAGTGCTGCTCTATCTGCACGGCGGTGGCTATGTGCTGGGCTCCCTGAACACACACCGCGCCCTTGTTGGGGCGCTGGCCCAAAGCTGCCAGCTGAATGCGCTGGCCATCAACTACCGCAAAGCACCCGAGTACCCGTTCCCAGCTGCTCTCGATGATGCCCGCTTGGCGTATGACTGGCTGCTACAAAACGGCTACAAACCACAGGATGTCATGATTGCCGGCGATTCGGCCGGTGGGGGGTTGGCGCTGGCTTTGCTCATCAGCCTGCGCGATGCCGGACAGCCCTTACCCGCCGCCGCCATCTGCCTCTCTCCCTGGACCGATTTGGCCCTGCCAGTAGCTATGCTTCGCCAGATATGCCGCGAAGAAAGCCAGATTCTGGAAGCCCTTGAAATTAGAGGCTGGGGCCCGTTGTACGCTCAGGATACCCCTCTTCGCCATCCACTATTGTCGCCGGTGCAGGCAGCGCTCCACGGGTTGCCGCCGCTACTCATCCAGATTTCCGACGCAGAAGTGCTACACGATGATGTGCTGCAGTTCAGCCGGAAGGCGTACGCTGCCGGAGTGCCGCTCACACTGCAGGTGTTTGAAGGGCTAGTGCATTGGTGGCACCTGTTCTGGCGCTTTGTGCCGGAGGCCCGGCAAGCATTGGACCAAGCTGGAAGCTTCAGCCGTGGTGTTTGGGCAGCACAAGCGTCGGCAAAGCTGGCCGTACAGGCGGCAAGCCACCGGGCTCGGCCGGCTTCCAGCAGTCCGTTGCGAGCCAGGCACTAA
- a CDS encoding phasin family protein, whose protein sequence is MEDLFKKFVNAGVGFVSLTTDRMQKTIDSLVKESKLSEKEGAKIMDELKKNGETKRKELEKQFQGLASKMMKSVGVAPNSEVEELKRSVKGGSNSSASSASAAKSSAKPAAKTTAAAKGAAASATSKAASTVKKAADKTSATAAKTQKSAAGSAGAAKKEENKAAGSAA, encoded by the coding sequence ATGGAAGATCTATTTAAAAAGTTCGTCAACGCCGGTGTTGGCTTTGTTTCGCTCACTACTGATCGGATGCAGAAAACCATCGACTCGCTGGTGAAGGAGAGCAAGCTGTCGGAGAAAGAAGGCGCCAAGATTATGGATGAGCTGAAGAAAAACGGTGAAACCAAGCGCAAGGAGCTGGAAAAGCAGTTCCAAGGTCTTGCTTCGAAGATGATGAAGTCGGTAGGAGTAGCACCCAATTCGGAAGTGGAAGAACTAAAGCGCAGCGTGAAGGGCGGCTCAAATTCGTCAGCCTCTTCTGCTTCGGCGGCCAAGAGCAGTGCTAAGCCAGCCGCCAAAACCACGGCTGCTGCCAAAGGCGCAGCGGCCAGTGCAACCAGCAAAGCGGCCTCCACTGTGAAAAAAGCAGCTGACAAAACCAGCGCTACGGCTGCCAAAACGCAGAAGTCGGCTGCCGGCTCGGCTGGTGCTGCCAAAAAAGAAGAGAACAAAGCGGCCGGTTCAGCGGCCTAA
- a CDS encoding ABC1 kinase family protein yields the protein MFKNTISNLTRIRQVAEVLIRYGFEDAVTTTPLRRLVPRSRRVSWQEGEQAVFETTRWQRIRMIIEELGPTFIKLAQAMSNRADLLPQPLIDEFEKLQSNVPPFDVQVAKAIIERELGQPIDEVFSEFDDVPLGSASIGQVHRARLLSGEEVVVKVQRPDVQEKVRSDLALLHELVRLTAGFLRKQGLANPQDVVDAFERSMTKELDYTSEARSMEQFRKLYESYETFYIPKPYREMSTAKILVIEFVSGCKITDKPQLLAWGLSPEQVAETGMDIYLTQIFEFGIFHADPHPGNVLVRPDGTLVLIDFGMVGKLTKQQKYAFAGVFIGMARQDPRSMALSFRRLALTSDIPDMRAFETSLSELIEDFATLDVKDMSMSDLADALQNVIYTYKLQVPGAVFLILRALVILEGIGKVLHPRFNTFEFVRPYGARIIAEQYSADNILSEAQYTGTQLLALIQTLPADIRQIMRKVSRGDLRVRVELSGYQLLLRKADQLVSRGILAAISVALILFAGMSLLGRYPTGQMPYFRGLPVVTWYSLGLAAFLLLILFILGTKRERRE from the coding sequence ATGTTCAAGAATACGATTTCCAACCTGACCCGTATCCGACAAGTGGCGGAAGTGCTGATCCGCTACGGTTTTGAGGATGCCGTAACGACCACGCCGCTCCGGCGACTGGTACCTCGCAGCCGGCGGGTGTCGTGGCAGGAAGGGGAGCAGGCCGTGTTTGAAACGACACGTTGGCAGCGTATTCGGATGATAATTGAGGAACTGGGCCCCACTTTCATCAAGCTGGCGCAGGCCATGAGCAACCGTGCTGACCTGTTGCCCCAGCCCCTCATCGACGAGTTTGAGAAGCTGCAGAGTAATGTGCCGCCCTTTGATGTACAGGTAGCCAAGGCCATTATTGAGCGGGAACTTGGCCAACCTATTGATGAGGTGTTTTCTGAGTTTGATGACGTGCCGCTGGGCTCGGCCAGCATTGGGCAGGTACACCGGGCGCGGCTGCTGAGCGGTGAGGAGGTAGTAGTGAAGGTGCAGCGCCCCGATGTGCAGGAGAAAGTGCGCTCCGACTTGGCTTTGCTGCACGAGCTGGTGCGCCTTACGGCCGGTTTTCTGCGCAAACAGGGCCTTGCCAATCCCCAGGACGTGGTAGATGCTTTCGAGCGGAGCATGACTAAGGAGCTGGACTATACCTCAGAAGCACGCTCTATGGAACAGTTTCGCAAGCTCTACGAGAGCTACGAAACCTTCTACATCCCGAAGCCTTATCGGGAAATGAGCACCGCCAAAATCCTGGTGATTGAATTTGTAAGCGGCTGCAAAATCACGGATAAGCCGCAGTTGCTGGCCTGGGGCCTGAGTCCGGAACAGGTAGCCGAAACCGGCATGGATATCTACCTAACCCAGATATTCGAGTTTGGTATTTTCCACGCCGACCCGCACCCCGGCAACGTACTGGTACGCCCCGATGGCACGCTGGTACTCATCGACTTCGGGATGGTAGGCAAGCTGACCAAGCAGCAGAAATATGCCTTTGCGGGCGTGTTTATTGGCATGGCGCGGCAGGACCCGCGCAGCATGGCCCTGAGTTTCCGCCGGCTGGCCCTCACATCGGATATTCCGGATATGCGGGCCTTCGAAACGTCGCTGAGTGAGCTGATAGAGGACTTTGCCACCCTCGACGTGAAAGACATGAGCATGTCGGATCTGGCCGATGCGCTGCAAAATGTTATCTATACCTATAAGCTGCAGGTGCCGGGCGCTGTGTTCCTGATTTTGCGGGCCCTCGTGATTCTGGAAGGCATCGGCAAGGTGCTGCACCCGCGCTTCAATACCTTTGAGTTTGTGCGCCCCTATGGCGCGCGCATCATAGCAGAGCAGTATTCGGCGGATAATATCCTTAGCGAAGCGCAGTATACCGGCACGCAGCTGCTCGCCCTCATCCAGACGCTGCCCGCCGATATCCGGCAGATTATGCGCAAAGTTTCGCGCGGCGACTTGCGGGTACGTGTGGAGCTAAGTGGTTATCAGCTGCTGCTGCGCAAAGCCGACCAACTGGTAAGCCGAGGCATTCTGGCGGCTATTTCGGTAGCTCTGATTCTGTTCGCGGGCATGAGCCTGCTGGGCCGCTACCCCACTGGCCAGATGCCCTACTTCCGGGGGCTACCCGTCGTGACGTGGTATAGCCTCGGGCTGGCCGCGTTCCTGCTGCTCATTCTCTTTATTCTAGGTACCAAGCGGGAGCGTCGGGAGTAG
- a CDS encoding helix-turn-helix domain-containing protein, translated as MGRQKQFFRLSAAEQQELQHYLRQEQLVRRQINRAQTILDWHAGYSAAETAQRLAMTEGRVYALRRAFQRQGLTFYLNTQPQGGAPTKLTPAVEAALLALLSRRPAAPVRRWTLRQLATYLVDKGHAKSICPVTVGKALQRLQVLLSLTAEPSASTRSQVVSGSML; from the coding sequence ATGGGCCGTCAAAAACAGTTTTTCCGATTGTCGGCGGCGGAGCAGCAGGAACTGCAGCACTATCTGCGTCAGGAGCAGTTAGTGCGCCGCCAAATAAACCGTGCCCAAACGATTCTGGACTGGCACGCGGGCTACTCAGCAGCCGAAACGGCCCAAAGACTGGCCATGACGGAGGGCCGCGTATATGCCCTACGCCGGGCATTTCAACGCCAGGGTCTCACGTTTTATCTGAACACGCAGCCCCAGGGTGGCGCCCCCACCAAGCTTACGCCTGCTGTTGAAGCCGCTCTGCTGGCACTCCTATCTCGCCGCCCCGCTGCTCCTGTCCGCCGCTGGACCCTGCGCCAGCTAGCTACTTACTTAGTTGACAAGGGCCACGCCAAATCTATTTGCCCGGTCACGGTGGGCAAAGCGCTGCAGCGGCTGCAGGTGCTGCTGTCTCTTACGGCAGAACCTAGCGCTAGCACCCGTTCACAGGTTGTGTCCGGTTCTATGCTCTAG
- a CDS encoding glycoside hydrolase family 16 protein has product MKHPLKRRFSAATGLLLMPCLMASSLGPVRQGQPKAPRYTFKELLWSDEFNYTGLPDSVKWTYDVGGTGWGNNELQLYTKARRENARVENGHLVIEARKEALNEKNPYTSTRLVSRAKGGGSLTYGRVEVRAQLPGARGIWPAIWMLPDEWKYGDKSWPANGEIDIMEYVGYRPAIVQASTHCKKYYFRTNNQKTDSISVPTATTAYHVYAMEWTPETISVFVDNKLYFTSRNEHSGWEAWPWDHPFHLLLNVAVGGDWGGKKGIDEAAFPQQMLVDYVRFYKLKQQ; this is encoded by the coding sequence ATGAAACACCCTCTAAAGCGGCGCTTCTCTGCCGCAACCGGCCTGCTTCTAATGCCCTGCCTGATGGCCAGTTCCCTTGGCCCGGTCAGGCAGGGCCAGCCTAAGGCTCCCCGATACACATTCAAGGAACTGCTCTGGAGCGACGAGTTCAACTACACTGGCCTGCCCGACTCGGTGAAGTGGACCTACGATGTCGGTGGTACGGGCTGGGGCAACAACGAACTGCAACTCTATACCAAAGCCCGGCGCGAAAATGCCCGCGTCGAGAATGGTCATTTGGTGATTGAAGCGCGCAAAGAAGCACTGAACGAAAAGAACCCCTACACGTCTACCCGACTAGTTTCCCGGGCAAAGGGCGGCGGCAGCCTTACGTACGGCCGGGTAGAGGTACGGGCGCAGCTGCCCGGCGCCCGTGGCATCTGGCCCGCCATCTGGATGCTACCCGACGAGTGGAAATACGGCGACAAAAGCTGGCCCGCCAATGGAGAAATCGACATAATGGAGTACGTGGGCTACCGGCCCGCCATTGTGCAGGCGTCTACTCATTGCAAGAAGTACTACTTCCGGACCAACAACCAGAAAACTGACTCCATCAGTGTGCCCACTGCCACTACAGCCTACCACGTGTATGCCATGGAATGGACGCCGGAAACCATTTCAGTCTTCGTCGACAACAAACTCTATTTCACGAGCCGCAACGAGCATAGTGGCTGGGAAGCCTGGCCCTGGGACCATCCGTTTCATCTACTGCTAAATGTGGCCGTAGGCGGCGACTGGGGCGGCAAAAAGGGCATTGACGAAGCCGCTTTTCCACAGCAGATGCTGGTTGACTACGTACGGTTTTACAAGCTGAAACAGCAGTAG
- a CDS encoding glycoside hydrolase family 16 protein, protein MKSQPVPVRRNALLGAGLMLALSISSCTETKEKNVPTPTPTPTTPVVNEDPRDYGQYTELKWSDEFTNGPLDQSKWAYELGGGGWGNNELQAYTNSGDNVFVSSSGSLVIQARRQQSGNNSYTSGRLVTKGKQNFQYGRIDVRAKVPKGKGVWPAIWMLGADIDQNNWPKCGEIDIMELRGSRPKEFLSTMHYGNTTAEHRYKGITKTLTDDLSDDFHVFSAVRSKDLIRFYLDENPQPYYTFTGADASPYPFNNPFFLILNVAVGGDFDGNPDATTLFPQSMQVDYVRYYQYR, encoded by the coding sequence ATGAAAAGTCAACCCGTACCGGTACGGCGAAACGCACTGCTTGGGGCTGGCCTGATGCTAGCCCTGAGCATAAGTTCCTGCACCGAAACCAAAGAAAAGAACGTCCCGACTCCTACGCCCACGCCTACTACTCCGGTAGTGAACGAGGACCCGCGCGACTATGGCCAGTACACGGAGCTGAAGTGGAGCGACGAGTTCACCAACGGCCCACTCGACCAGAGCAAATGGGCGTATGAGCTGGGTGGCGGCGGCTGGGGCAACAACGAACTGCAGGCCTACACCAACTCCGGCGACAACGTCTTCGTGAGTAGTAGCGGCAGCTTAGTTATTCAGGCCCGCCGGCAGCAGTCCGGCAACAATTCCTACACCTCGGGCCGCCTTGTCACGAAGGGTAAGCAAAACTTCCAGTATGGGCGCATAGATGTGCGGGCGAAGGTGCCCAAGGGAAAGGGCGTGTGGCCGGCTATCTGGATGCTGGGAGCCGACATCGACCAGAACAACTGGCCCAAATGCGGCGAAATCGACATTATGGAACTGCGTGGCAGCCGTCCGAAAGAGTTTCTTTCGACCATGCACTACGGCAATACTACAGCCGAGCACCGCTACAAAGGCATTACAAAAACGCTTACCGACGACCTCTCTGACGACTTCCATGTCTTCTCGGCAGTGCGCAGCAAAGACCTCATCCGCTTCTATTTGGATGAGAATCCGCAGCCGTACTACACCTTCACGGGTGCCGATGCCAGCCCGTATCCGTTCAACAATCCGTTCTTTCTTATCCTGAACGTGGCAGTAGGCGGCGACTTCGACGGCAACCCCGATGCCACGACGCTTTTCCCCCAATCAATGCAGGTGGACTATGTGCGGTACTACCAATACCGGTAG
- a CDS encoding PKD domain-containing protein, protein MKHIARIAALGLLMAPLLLASCEKVGDDSQLEGPVPQSTFTFQANTTEFPTVVTFTSTAQDGFLSQWNFGDNSLASGSPVQHTYVRPGAYQVELITAGRGGTGISAKQTVNIADACSNASFSKLVDCAGSGIRVWAFSNAPGAIVRESATGTVLSSSTTLPACQLDDQFSFGKEFTINYESAGQTYQNGACGSSRNHSGSFVFRPNATGNPQIVLKGKGGFLGLPDSVANKTYEILEATDTRLRLRGTNPDGTRTVVTFAPYDATAPIKLLLTGGSSRTWMIDNTADAPIVVGTEAAPTSYFAGVLAGALPACQSDDEYTFSTNDTFTYDAKAETFSAAAGYICTTPQSGTSPYVFGPAAGAGLAQFTLTRAGAFIAATDASPTERVYRILSIDNQKMVLRAGSGQNGGTVFTIKMVVR, encoded by the coding sequence ATGAAACACATAGCACGTATAGCTGCGCTGGGCCTCCTGATGGCGCCATTGCTGCTGGCCTCCTGTGAAAAGGTAGGCGACGACTCTCAGCTGGAAGGCCCGGTGCCCCAGTCTACGTTCACGTTCCAGGCCAATACCACCGAGTTTCCAACGGTCGTGACCTTCACTAGCACCGCGCAGGATGGGTTCCTGTCGCAGTGGAATTTCGGCGACAATTCCTTGGCCTCCGGCAGTCCGGTGCAGCACACATACGTCCGCCCAGGTGCTTACCAGGTAGAGTTGATTACGGCCGGGCGCGGCGGCACTGGCATTTCGGCTAAGCAAACCGTGAACATAGCCGATGCCTGCAGCAATGCTTCGTTCAGCAAGCTGGTAGACTGCGCCGGTAGCGGCATCCGGGTCTGGGCTTTCTCTAATGCGCCGGGCGCCATTGTGCGGGAGTCGGCGACGGGCACCGTGCTATCCAGCTCTACCACCCTGCCGGCCTGCCAGCTCGACGACCAATTCTCGTTCGGCAAAGAGTTTACCATCAACTACGAAAGCGCCGGCCAAACCTACCAGAATGGCGCTTGTGGCAGCTCACGCAACCACTCCGGCAGTTTCGTATTTCGGCCAAATGCCACCGGCAACCCCCAGATTGTCCTGAAAGGCAAAGGCGGTTTTCTGGGTCTGCCCGACTCAGTAGCCAACAAAACGTATGAGATTCTGGAAGCTACTGATACCCGCCTGCGCCTGCGTGGCACCAATCCTGACGGCACCCGCACCGTTGTTACGTTTGCACCCTACGATGCGACGGCGCCTATCAAACTACTACTAACAGGTGGCTCGTCGCGCACCTGGATGATTGACAACACGGCCGATGCGCCGATTGTGGTGGGCACTGAGGCCGCTCCTACCTCCTACTTCGCGGGCGTGCTGGCTGGCGCGCTTCCCGCCTGCCAGTCCGATGACGAGTATACGTTCTCAACCAACGACACCTTTACCTACGATGCCAAGGCTGAAACCTTCTCGGCCGCAGCAGGCTACATCTGCACCACGCCGCAGTCCGGCACGTCGCCCTACGTGTTTGGTCCGGCTGCCGGAGCGGGGCTGGCTCAGTTTACGCTCACGCGGGCTGGTGCCTTCATTGCGGCCACCGATGCGTCGCCTACGGAGCGCGTCTACCGTATCCTGAGCATCGACAACCAAAAGATGGTACTGCGCGCTGGCAGCGGCCAGAACGGCGGCACCGTATTCACTATCAAAATGGTGGTTCGGTAG
- a CDS encoding RagB/SusD family nutrient uptake outer membrane protein codes for MSRITTYTCGAFLLTLGLLSGCGEKFLEETPTDQVTDANFYKTATDAIQATNAIYSELGKGGQYNYALWGIGDIGSDLSTTGGGGGGDGIEQQQLDNFNIPSTNPLTTRLWGGCYIGIGRANIVLQKVPAMQIDPAIQTRCIGEAEFLRAKYYFDLVRAYGDVPLLTKPPQTLDEVNIPRTAQAQVYAQIEADLLDAITKLPVSYSGDDIGRATKWSAAALLAKVYLTEGKLAEAAQQARTVINSSGKSLWPNYADNFKVSTENGQESLFEVQYISGRNQYIFDGLGFVGNEFFGPRGQGIVPQGGYGFNIPEADFVAGYENGDTRRDVTIWKPGDVYPDGRTQPAFLPGSPNGYGLKKWFVGKVNTNIWDSELNIPVLRLAEVYLILAEAAGPNAEGLEAINKVRRRSFGLPIGTASARDIAAGISATAFKTAVWRERKYELAFENDRWFDMKRTGELLTSPQLIAKGVKPFNVLLPIPQAERDVNPGLSQNPGY; via the coding sequence ATGTCACGCATCACTACATACACTTGTGGCGCCTTCCTGCTGACGCTGGGCCTGCTCTCTGGCTGCGGAGAGAAGTTTCTGGAAGAAACGCCCACCGACCAGGTAACCGACGCCAACTTCTACAAAACCGCCACCGATGCCATCCAGGCAACCAACGCCATCTACAGCGAGCTGGGCAAAGGCGGCCAGTACAACTATGCCCTGTGGGGCATCGGCGACATTGGCTCTGACCTCTCCACCACCGGCGGTGGGGGCGGGGGCGACGGAATTGAGCAGCAGCAGCTCGACAACTTCAACATTCCATCCACGAACCCTCTCACGACGCGGCTGTGGGGCGGCTGCTACATCGGCATCGGGCGGGCCAACATTGTGCTGCAGAAAGTGCCCGCCATGCAGATTGATCCGGCCATTCAGACCCGCTGCATCGGCGAGGCCGAGTTCCTGCGCGCCAAGTACTATTTCGACCTGGTGCGGGCTTACGGCGACGTGCCGCTGCTCACCAAACCGCCTCAGACACTGGACGAAGTAAATATTCCGCGCACGGCGCAGGCGCAGGTGTACGCCCAGATTGAGGCCGATTTGCTGGATGCCATTACCAAGCTGCCCGTGTCGTACAGCGGCGACGACATCGGTCGGGCTACTAAATGGTCGGCGGCGGCGCTGCTGGCCAAAGTGTATCTCACGGAGGGAAAACTGGCAGAAGCCGCCCAGCAGGCCCGGACCGTGATAAACTCCAGTGGCAAGAGTCTGTGGCCCAACTACGCCGACAACTTCAAGGTGTCGACTGAAAACGGGCAGGAGTCGCTGTTTGAGGTGCAGTACATTTCGGGCCGCAACCAGTACATTTTTGACGGTCTGGGCTTTGTCGGCAACGAGTTCTTCGGTCCCCGCGGCCAAGGCATCGTGCCACAGGGTGGCTACGGGTTCAACATTCCGGAAGCTGACTTTGTGGCGGGATACGAAAACGGCGACACCCGCCGCGACGTGACTATCTGGAAGCCCGGCGACGTGTATCCAGATGGCCGCACTCAGCCCGCTTTCTTGCCCGGTTCACCGAACGGCTATGGCCTGAAAAAATGGTTTGTCGGCAAGGTCAATACCAACATCTGGGATTCGGAGCTCAACATTCCGGTGCTGCGCCTGGCGGAGGTGTACCTGATTCTGGCGGAGGCCGCAGGGCCGAATGCCGAGGGTCTGGAGGCCATCAACAAAGTGCGCCGTCGTTCCTTCGGACTCCCCATCGGAACGGCCAGCGCCCGCGACATTGCGGCGGGCATTAGTGCCACGGCGTTCAAAACGGCGGTATGGCGCGAGCGGAAATATGAGTTGGCGTTTGAAAACGACCGGTGGTTTGACATGAAGCGGACCGGTGAGCTACTTACCTCTCCTCAATTGATTGCCAAAGGCGTGAAACCCTTCAACGTGCTGCTGCCCATTCCGCAGGCGGAGCGCGACGTGAATCCTGGCCTCTCGCAAAACCCTGGCTATTGA